The Vigna unguiculata cultivar IT97K-499-35 chromosome 6, ASM411807v1, whole genome shotgun sequence genome contains a region encoding:
- the LOC114188950 gene encoding signaling peptide TAXIMIN 1-like: MCCCSEDCKCRPLGFLLGLPFAFLSLLISLVGVVVWIVGLILTCICPCCLCVTIIVEFALALIRAPIVVMEWFISKIPC; the protein is encoded by the exons ATGTGCTGCTGCTCTGAAGATTGTAAATGCAGGCCACTTGGGTTTCTGTTGGGCCTGCCTTTTGCCTTTTTGTCTCTTCTTATCTCTCTTGTTGGAGTGGTTGTTTGGATTGTTGG GTTAATTTTGACGTGCATATGTCCCTGTTGTCTTTGCGTGACGATCATAGTAGAGTTTGCTCTGGCGCTCATCAGGGCTCCAATTGTGGTTATGGAGTGGTTCATCTCTAAGATTCCATGTTAA
- the LOC114187229 gene encoding pentatricopeptide repeat-containing protein At1g28690, mitochondrial-like has translation MNNGIFKSFFSSRAFCTSLISPHRPFPQNHDFASSSTLLSSALQHYINSETPTHGQKIHSRILKSGFVLNTNISIKLLILYLKCNYLRYARQVFDDLRDRTLSAYNYMISGYIKQCQVEESLGLVRRLLVSGEKPDGFTFSMILKASTSGCNVALLGDLGRIVHTQILKSDVERDEILCTALIDSYVKKGRIAYARTVFDVMSEKNVVCSTSLISGYMNQGSFEDAERIFNKTLDRDVVVFNAMIEGYSKTSEHAGRSVEVYIDMQRLKFRPNVSTFASVIGACSMLVAFEIGQQVQSQLMKTPLYADIKLGSALIDMYSKCGRVSDALRVFYHMRVKNVFSWTSMIDGYGKNGFPDEALELFGKMQEEYGIVPNNVTCLSALSACAHAGLVDKGWEIFHRMENEYLVKPGMEHHACMVDLLGRAGRLNQAWEFVMRMPERPNSDVWSALLSSCRLHGNIEMAKLAANELFKLNATGRPGAYVALSNTLADAGKWESVTELREIMKERGISKDTGRSWVGADNVF, from the coding sequence ATGAACAATGGAATATTCAAATCCTTCTTCTCGTCACGTGCCTTCTGCACTTCGCTCATCTCACCCCATCGACCATTTCCTCAAAACCATGACTTTGCTTCTTCCTCTACTTTGTTATCCAGTGCTCTGCAGCATTACATTAATTCCGAGACTCCTACCCACGGCCAAAAGATCCACTCCCGCATTCTGAAATCTGGATTTGTTCTAAACACCAATATTTCTATCAAACTACTTATTTTATACCTAAAATGTAACTATTTGAGATATGCACGCCAAGTGTTTGATGATTTGCGGGATAGAACTTTATCTGCTTACAATTATATGATTAGTGGCTATATCAAACAATGTCAGGTTGAAGAGTCTCTTGGTTTGGTGCGTAGGCTTTTAGTGTCTGGTGAGAAGCCTGATGGGTTTACTTTTTCTATGATTTTAAAGGCGTCTACTTCTGGGTGTAATGTTGCGTTGCTTGGTGATCTGGGTAGAATAGTGCATACCCAGATCCTCAAATCTGATGTTGAGAGAGATGAAATTCTTTGTACTGCACTGATTGACTCTTATGTTAAGAAAGGGAGGATTGCTTATGCTAGGACTGTATTTGATGTGATGTCAGAGAAGAACGTGGTATGCTCAACATCCCTCATCTCTGGTTACATGAATCAAGGGTCTTTTGAAGATGCTGAACGTATATTTAACAAAACTTTGGACAGGGATGTGGTAGTATTTAATGCGATGATAGAAGGTTACAGCAAGACATCCGAACATGCGGGGAGATCTGTTGAAGTTTATATTGATATGCAACGGTTGAAATTTAGGCCAAATGTTTCTACATTTGCTAGTGTAATTGGTGCCTGTTCCATGCTTGTGGCATTCGAAATTGGGCAACAAGTACAAAGTCAGCTCATGAAGACTCCACTTTATGCTGACATTAAACTGGGAAGTGCCCTTATAGACATGTATTCAAAATGTGGAAGAGTCTCAGATGCTCTAAGAGTTTTTTACCACATGCGTGTGAAGAACGTGTTTTCTTGGACATCTATGATTGATGGATACGGGAAGAATGGATTCCCTGATGAAGCACTTGAGCTATTTGGAAAGATGCAAGAAGAATATGGCATCGTACCCAATAATGTGACATGCCTTAGTGCTCTCTCAGCTTGTGCACATGCTGGACTTGTGGACAAGGGTTGGGAGATCTTTCACAGGATGGAAAATGAATACCTGGTAAAGCCAGGGATGGAGCATCATGCGTGCATGGTTGATTTGTTAGGCCGAGCAGGAAGGTTGAATCAGGCTTGGGAATTTGTGATGAGGATGCCCGAGAGACCGAATTCGGATGTGTGGTCTGCTCTACTTAGTTCTTGCAGACTCCATGGTAATATAGAGATGGCAAAATTAGCTGCAAATGAACTTTTTAAGTTGAATGCTACTGGAAGACCAGGGGCCTATGTTGCACTGTCTAATACTTTGGCAGATGCTGGCAAATGGGAAAGTGTAACTGAGCTTAGAGAAATAATGAAGGAGAGAGGAATATCCAAGGACACTGGCCGAAGTTGGGTTGGAGCTGATAATGTCTTTTAG
- the LOC114186804 gene encoding THO complex subunit 7A-like: MARSFPFSALEAAENRSHYSARRRRRHQNITAHPKGIDMLGKTRKVSARGEAVAANYAFGPAEDDVIIKHRLLTRTTTTRGDPPLKKLQKKFTSFVSEVDKDEDNYNDCEKLARAFLQELTTFEIPLLKSKAIVEANVREKENFNELKEEMNRQILQAQADIEDLKKQLEESKVERRHKEECEAIRKLIALQPPRSETMKVISELEKEIAALDTENTAGSRLLELRKKQFALLLHVVDELQNTIEEEQKSLVEEMRMATEELKNGLEDTSGAEAMAIDQ; encoded by the exons ATGGCCCGTTCTTTCCCCTTCTCCGCACTCGAAGCAGCAGAAAACCGCTCTCACTATTCTGCGCGGCGAAGGCGAAGGCATCAGAACATCACCGCGCACCCAAAAG GGATCGATATGCTGGGAAAGACGAGGAAGGTTTCGGCGCGTGGCGAGGCCGTGGCAGCGAACTACGCGTTTGGCCCTGCGGAAGATGACGTCATCATCAAACACCGGCTTCTCACGCGCACGACGACCACCAGGGGCGACCCTCCATTGAAAAAGCTTCAGAAGAAGTTCACCTCGTTCGTCTCCGAGGTTGATAAAGACGAAGACAACTACAACGACTGCGAAAAACTCGCCAGAGCCTTCTTGCAGGAGCTGACGACCTTCGAGATTCCGCTTCTGAAGAGCAAGGCGATTGTGGAGGCCAACGTTAGGGAGAAGGAGAATTTCAACGAGTTGAAGGAGGAGATGAATCGCCAGATCCTGCAGGCGCAGGCTGACATTGAAGATCTCAAGAAGCAGCTGGAGGAGAGCAAGGTCGAGAGGCGGCACAAGGAGGAGTGCGAGGCTATTAGGAAGTTGATTGCGCTGCAGCCACCCAGGTCGGAGACAATGAAGGTTATTTCGGAGTTGGAGAAAGAAATTGCGGCGCTGGACACGGAGAACACGGCTGGTTCCAGGTTGTTGGAGCTCAGGAAGAAGCAATTTGCATTGTTGTTACATGTG GTGGATGAGTTGCAAAACACAATTGAGGAAGAGCAGAAGAGCCTAGTTGAGGAGATGAGAATGGCAACCGAGGAGCTTAAAAATGGGCTGGAGGACACAAGTGGGGCGGAAGCAATGGCAATTGACCAGTAA
- the LOC114187086 gene encoding GDSL esterase/lipase At5g45920 — protein MTRPKIYLFGDSITEDSFSPGGWGASLTHHFSRTADVVLRGYSGYNTRWALKVLERVFPASQGGDGGTEAAPIAVTVFFGANDACLPDRCSAFQHVPLHEYKRNLHSIVSFFKKRWPTTLVLLITPPPIDEELRCRHPYVENPQGLSERTNEAAGEYARACIAVAGECGIPVVDLWNKMQHRKKDYLSDGLHLTESGNEVVFEEVIKKLRDEGLSLESIAVDLPLIADIDPNEPLKAFLE, from the exons ATGACAAGGCCAAAGATTTACCTCTTCGGTGATTCGATCACCGAAGACTCTTTCTCACCAGGTGGATGGGGTGCTTCTCTCACCCACCATTTCTCTCGCACG GCTGATGTGGTGCTGAGAGGTTACAGTGGGTACAACACGCGGTGGGCGTTGAAGGTGTTGGAGAGGGTTTTCCCGGCGTCACAGGGCGGTGACGGTGGAACCGAAGCAGCGCCGATTGCTGTGACGGTTTTCTTTGGGGCCAACGACGCTTGCCTTCCTGATAGATGTTCTGCTTTTCAGCACGTGCCTCTCCATGAATACAAGCGGAACCTTCACTCCATTGTTTCCTTCTTCAAG AAGCGATGGCCCACAACTTTGGTGCTCCTCATAACTCCTCCTCCAATTGATGAGGAACTACGTTGTAG ACATCCGTATGTAGAAAATCCACAGGGTCTTTCTGAAAGGACAAACGAAGCAGCCGGTGAGTATGCTAGAGCATGCATTGCGGTGGCCGGAGAATGTGGAATACCTGTGGTTGATCTCTGGAACAAAATGCAACACCGGAAAAAAGATTATCTAAG TGATGGTTTGCATCTCACTGAAAGTGGCAACGAAGTTGTTTTTGAGGAAGTAATAAAAAAGCTGAGAGACGAAGGGTTGAGTCTGGAATCTATAGCGGTTGATCTCCCACTTATTGCTGATATTGACCCTAATGAGCCCCTGAAGGCCTTTCTGGAGTAA